TATGAAATGGAGTACCGCTACACCAGGAGATACAGTGAATCTGTGGTCTCTCCGGAACCACCAGGTATGGTCCAGAATGATGAGAATAAACTAGAAAAATACAAGCCATTTTAATTGCTTTAGATAAGATGTATTTAATCTTAGACTCTTAGAATTGAATCATCCAaggtatgaattttcacaacATCTTTATCCATGATAGCAATTCAAGGGTCTCTcgtgtttaaaatatttttaaatatttcactttggtTGGGTCGGGTGAGGACGGGAAGTGAGATTAGAACAACCACGCTGACCCCCTCAACAGTTCATGTGCAGTACTCTCAGCAGTCAGTCTTAGCTGACTAATGACTGAAAACACTAAGAAGATATAAATGATGGGTACTGAGTTGAATTTAAAGACAACACTTACAGAATTAGCTCTGCTTTACTTTTGAGTGCCATCATAAACTTTAGaactcacattttatttatttattattgtgtttgtttcagtgatgGTCTATGTAAAACCcctcactgttttgtttttgaggatTGGTGTTGAAatgccattttgttttgtagaGCTTTAAAAAGTCTGGCatgacagaaatgttttaagaGGCCACCGCTCTCCAAGGCACtgaagtgtgtgcgtgtgtgtgtgttcacatgctcAGATATGCACATAGTTGTGCAAGTGTGGAAAGGGAGTTTGTGGAAAttctctgtgtgcgtgtgtacacACATCAGTTGTGTTTACTTTCACATGCTTTTTGGTAACAGATCATGAATCTTGAAAGCTGCATGCTTGAACTTTGCATCTCACCTGCTGTTATGATACCTTCCTTAACAGGGACAGTGTGCAGTGCCAAAAACATGAACCACTCGTGTGTACAATCAGCAAGTGATATAATCTTTCAGTTGGGATACTTGTGATACACAGTGATCACATTTCTGATATAATCTGCTGCCATACAAGAAATCTGACAGCATTATTGATATCAAAGTCTTGtaatatttcatgtatttatttttttcagaaattcaTATTTATCCATGATTCCCTCCAATCTTTGTAGATGGTTTCGAGAATTTATCTTTAGAAGGTAGAAAGACTTCAGTATCTGTTCTTTCCTCTTActcatgtgtttgtgattggAGAGTTTGCATTCGTCTcaggacatgacatgacatgacaggaCCACTCACTGCGGCCTCTTCAAAGAGGTCAGGAATCTGTCAGCTCCTAAATTACAGGGAGGAAGGAAATAAAGGCTGAGTAAGAGTTGTACCCATGTATTGTTTTCTAAAAGGAGAATAGTAAAGCTCATGTGTGCAGGAGCTAATATTTAACACAATCTTACAATGTACTTTAAAGATACAGTATCTGTTTATTGTTAAATGCAGCACAATCTTTCTAACTACAAGTAACCCAAGACAGTGGTCCTTCACACGTTCCAAGATAATCCCCTATGACATTGTGACTTGTCTTTCACGGTCCACCTATGCAGGACCACATGCTGTACTTTGAATAACAAGCCTCTCTTTGCTTGCGTGAGAAGCCCCTCAGCTGTGTTCCACAACAGATGCGGTGCTGTTTATTGTCACATTTCTGATCATTTAACCTTGTTTGTGTTACAGAGAAGAGCGGAAAAGAGGTGATGTCGAAAGGCTCCAGTGGCATGGAGGTCATCCTGGCTTCACTGGAGGTCAGCTCATCCATCAACACAACCTATAAGCAATAAAGCCAAGCttactaagttttttttttaaactatgtcTGCGTGGCATGTATGAACgtaaatgaatatattaataatattctATATTATTGTCCAATAGCAAGTGCAAAACATTAAACCTTCAGTTCTTGAAAACATAAATACTTGCCTAACCTCTGCTTGAGATGTCTCATTGATCCTTTAGatatccattcatccatttgaGCTTTGCCCAAACACTAGCCTCACACATTGCTTTATAAAATAGTGCCTCTTTTCTCTGCGAAGGGTCAAgaattatttcagtttcttctGATCTTAGTGGATGCCATCATTAATTTAGTGGAAGTTGTCAGCTCCTGACataaacagctgcaggaaactgGTGTCACATTGAtcagtttgtttgatttggGATTACGCTGCACACCTTGGATCAATGACATTAAGTAGAATCGAATTTGTCTCTCTGGTGGCAAAGAAGTAATGGTACAAAATTCTGCACTctagtatactgtatattcagttTTAACAAGTGTACTGTTTGTGACTTTGACAGAACACCCGTGATGTCCAGACCACCTTGAACATCCTGTACATTCTCAGTGAGCTGCTGACTGTGGGTGAGCTGAGTTTTGATGAGCCTAATTTTGAGAGCCATTAACAATATTTAGTTcctttcttttacatttatttgcgGGTACACGCAAAGTGGTTACTTTTTCATGACTGTAAGAAGTCGTAAACATAATCTAAAGGCAAACAATTCATTTTGCCACTCTGATAAATGGTTCAGTGGCTGTAATTGTAAATTGAGCTGGAAAGCTAATCAGTTCCTTCTTAGGCCAAGTGCCTCTAATCCCATCTTGAATTaagtttttatcacatttaatgttgttttattggTTGCTTTTTGTCTCAGGCAGAGGTCGCAGGGTGGGAGTATTTGTGTCCAAAGGAGGAACAGGGATATTATTTCAGATTTTGATCACTGCCAGTAAAGAGTTGCCTCCCAGTGAGGAACTcatgctgcagcttcactctctGCTGGCCAAGGTTGGCCCAAAAGGTATGCGTAATGTTACAGCTTAACCCAAACACAGAGTACACCAATATACACACTGGTGAATCAACCAATGTTTACTTTCTAGATATTTCATTGAGTGTGCTTTTTCTATCATGTCAGTTACATCAGTTTAAGCTCATCTGTGCTGTTAGTCCctcataaacaaataaaacatttacatttagtatTTCTCACCAAAATACATTGAGTGTTGAGGTTTTAACAAACATATTGCCTTATGGTCAAAAACTCCAGGATGTagaaaaaagagggagacaaaaacattgttattttgTGCATACTGACATTGCAGCctctgtgttcagacagaaagtTTGGCGTGAAGGCGCGTTTGAGCGGAGCTCTGAACGTCACAATCAACTTAATGAAACAGAACCTACAGAATACCAAGCTGCTTTTGCCCTGCCTGCAGGTTCTCAGGGTTTACTCTACCAACTGTGagtaactttaaactttaaaatagaTTTCTCAAAATGTTACCCTCCTGTCTTAGAATTCAAGCAGATAACGAccaaaaatacaacagaatctcaaactgataaaaatcatgtaaatatactggcactgtctgtctctgcttttgCCTGATATCTCGCcattgatgtgtttgtttatgtacaGCGGTGAATTCTATTTCTTTGGGCAAGAATGGAGTGGTGGAGCTCATGTTCAAGATTACTGCGCCGTACAGCAAGAAGAACACCAGTCTGCTCAAGTGAGTGTCCTTCTCTGTTAATGAGCCAACAGGAATGTTGTGTTATAACAAACCAGTGACATCCACAGGCTACATCTCCCTCACCTCTTTCAGGCGGAGCTTTGTAACATCTGTCGCTGATGTTTGTTCGACAGACCATGTAACCCATTTGCCTTGTTTCTAAATCAACAGGGTAGCTCTGGACGCACTGGGAGCACTGCTCAAATCCAGTGAGTAATTTGCTTTGTAGCATTGACTTTCGACTCATCAGTGGTAGTGTAGTGATCCTTAATTAGTGCTTGTGTTCATGCAGTATAGCTTCTTTCTGCCTTCTCTCATCTCCATCCTCATGAACCCTATGTCTGCTCTAAATCAAAAACTAATTGATAATTCAGCATGGATTCAGAGATTGGTAACCCACAGCTTCTCCCCTCACTATACTGCTTTCCTTTTACTCCACCCATACTTCTCTTCATCCCATCCCACAGTTGTAAGGTGCCATTTATCAAtactttctcctcttcttcttccacttcCCTGTACAGAAACTAACGCTCGCCGTGCAGTGGATGGCAAACATGTGCCTGTCTTGCTTGCTCTGTACCTGGATTGGCATCGGAATGACACACGGCATCGCCATATGCTGATTCGCAAAGGGTTGCTGGTCTGCATCAGGAACATCACCAACATCAAGCTTGGCAGGAAGGCGTTCATAGAGGCTGATGGCATGAGGATCCTCTACAACTCATCCACTGTGAGTGAGAGTATGACAAACGAATGGCAAGCAATTAAAGCATGCAAACATTATAAgtactgcgcacacacacactcgctctcaGCTAGTCCCTACtttctgtgtggttttcatttCTAGGAGTGTCTCCCGGTACGTACTCTGGATCCTCTCATCAACACTTCAAGTCTCATCATGAGGAAGTGTTTTCCTAAGAACCGTCTGCCTCTGCCCACCATCAAATCAGCCTTCCACTACCAGCTGCCACACATACCTGCTGTAGGACCTGTGGCACAGTTGTACAGTCAGCCACCTGGgggtgagaacacacacacacacacacacacacacacacacacacacacacacacacacacaaacacacacttcactaGAGTGTGCCCCAGCTTATCACAGTGTATGCGCATGCCTATCATTGACAATtatgcagcacagacagacacttgtGTATTGTAGTCATCGCTCCTAGATTAAATTCTTCataccacaaagacacacacacacaaccacacacacacacacacacacacacacacacacacacacatacacacacacacacacacacacacatatataatgcTTATATCCCTGGACCGAATGAATGGTTAATGACAACACTCATGACACTGCTGCACACAATGTGCCTTACAGGAAGAACAAGTCATCAGCTCAGCGACAAGCCCTTAAAGAAGGGTAAGACGTACGTAAGACATGACTCCATCCTCCGATTACATAGACTCACTCACTACTGCTTTCTCATTTACCTCACGTCATACTCTAACTTCACTAAACTAACACACAACATGTGTTAGtaataaagatttaataaaGATACTTAGTGCTCATTGCATAGTGCTTGCTCACTCACTAGCAGACGTCATGTACTTGCACTGTACTCGACTAATTTGCTTCCTACAAATTATCTGAGCCGCTGTCCTCTTCCTTCAATCTAatctaaaatttaaaaatatctcaTCAATCAGTTATTTTCCTCCACATCTGTTTTGCCGAGTAATGAAATTCAAACAGGAACTGtataaaatatacaacacaatTTTTAAGGCTCTAATTGGCAACAGCAACCCAGTAATTGCCTTAGCCTTAGCACAAAGTCATGTTGACTCATGTATACTCCAAAAAATGTGTCAGTGATGTCAGTAACTCAACCATGGAGAACAGTGTAAAATTGTAAGCTACTGGTATTACACTGACTTGTCAGTGAGACCACCAGCTGAATTTATTGGAAGAAATATGCCCAATTTCTTCTCTCTTCAATATCTCTCACTCATCTCTTGATCATGGCTGCTCACATCTTTTtgtaaacattttcattgttcCTGTCAAAAACTGAGACTGCTAGACTGGTTATGTACCACCCCGacacacattttgaaaaatactaAACTCCTgaagaaaaggggaaaacatCAGGTAAATCAGCTTTAAGGATAGTCATCTAataacttgtgtgtttgtgtgttttgtaccaGTGGATGATGTAGTGGATGAAAGCGATGATAATGACGAGACggaagcagacacagagaacgaTACTGAGAACGAAGAGGATGAGAAAGATCATTGCACTGCGGTaatactcacatacacacaccataTTTCACATGACAGCATTATTTGTTACACTTACTGTTCAAAATGTTCTTTCCTCTGTATGATAGTGGTGTTATAGAGACAGCGCAGAGTGTAGGCCTCCAACATTGCAACATTTTTGTGATTAAACTTCACAAAGGGTTGTGATGTATAATTTAATTGGCCCTAGTTGGCAAGATGACTTTAAATCATAAATAGGTCATTTGATTAAAATCCCTGCAGTTTTGTGAATTACTTAACACTTAATATTCCAATTACATGACTCACTTTCATTATATAATATTGAATCTCTACAGATTGTGTCATTTGGGGATGAGATGTGTCAAAGTTTTGCCAAACACACTCATATCACTATTAGTGCTTTCACACATGCGCTGCAGCCCTGAATTTATCTAGACATTACCCTGAGGAGCTGTATGTGAGAACGCAAATGTCCGAATCTGTTGGACTGGCCATTAAACTGACTTTACCCTGCCAGCTCCCCAGTATAAAGTCTGTGTAATGTCCGATTGAGCCACTGTGTGAATAGAGCAGGTCATTGTCCGGAGAATTCACAGCAAGCCAGTGGGCGTGTTGATGATGTTTCCATTCTGCCTCCTGCACACTCTACCCAGGCGCTAGCCCTTgcctaaaacaaacaagagtATTTCTAGTAAGTGAGAATGCATCAGGTGGACAATATCCtgttgtgtgctgcatgtgtgaaagggCAACAAATCAGTTTGTATCAGTTCATAGAGAAAAGGGCTTATGTCAAACATATCAACCATGTGTGatatgtatttctgtttttggtttttaatcaAAGAGGGACTTTGACCTTTGGGAAATGTTCAAGTAATACAACACACCCAcccaaagtaaacaaaaaatatcGGATCATAGATGTTAATTTCAAATTATACATCAAAATAATTGGATTTTGGTGTCTTTGGACAAAACTCacaacttttatattttcttatccACTGTCATTATTTTGTTACTTGTTTCCTCCATCTCAAAATCATAAGAGAGAAGCAGACTTGAGCAATGGGCCAAATATACCTGCATAACGTATTTAGTTATGTTCTCCCTTTGTGTCCTGTTAATCAGAATGATGACATAGAAACCGACCTAAACAAGCTACATCCCAAAAAGAGCCCTGGCCGTCCATATGAAGAGTTAAGAGTCTATGAGAGATTCTTCCTGGAGCTATCTGAAGATTTTCAGGTCAGTGTTTTCTGGACATGGTGACAACATTTAACTGCAAAAGATTTACCAGGACATAGATTTAAACAAAGATTAAGACAGTATATTGGCACAAGACACCTATcagacacaacatgaaaacTGGTAACTGGTTTTCATGTTGTGACTGATTGGTGTAGTTTCAGTTGTGTTGGTATAGttttaacatgttaaatgtatttaaaaatgaattaatataaGACATCCTGTGTATTTGTGCAACTTGgtcattcagaaaaaaaacagtttatttacttCAGTATATCTTGTTCCTACAGGGGTATAACTTTGAATGCTCAAAGACTTCCTCTACcacctcttcatcatcatccttctCCTCATCATCAGCCTCCAGCCGATCCACTCGGCCAATCGTAGTGCCCACAGCTCAATCCCTGTCCCCAAAGCACGTCCCCACACAGAGTTCTCAGGAGGACTGCAACCCTACCAAAGAACAACACAGTCAGCCATCTCCCTCTGCTCCCGCTCCTTCTCCCCCAGCTCCTCTAACACCTCTCGAACTGGACACTATCCAACTCACCAAGgaccaagacaaaaaaaaagaggcccACATTCCTTCCCCTGATGGACATGCAACCTTGTCCTCCAGGCCTCCATCTCAAGGGCAGAGGATAGAACAAGAACTAGCTCATGTGTTGGAGTGTGTCTCTCTAGAAGAGGCGGGGGCTCTGAATGCAGGTGAAGAAATACTGGGAGTCAAACAAGAAGGATCTCCAGTCAATGCCACAAGACACATACAGTCTCCTTTGCTCTTTGGAGGTATCACGACACGTCGtgtgggaggagggggcagTAACTGGGGTTCAGATTGTGGTTCAGAGGGTGCTGAGGATGAAGGAGGGGAAGGAGCAGTTCTGGAGGTGCCAGACACAGcactgctcctctctctgcatgACCCTGACCTGTATGTGGAGATGGTGAAGGGAACACACTCTGTACCCCAGTATGCTGAAGTGGCTTACCCAGACTACTTTGGCCATGTAGCCCCAACATTTAGGGAATCCCTTCTGGAGAGAGTTTATGGTGTGCAGAGGTGagatattttcattaaattgGTGGTTAGCAAAAATCATTTAGGATAAAAACTAAGGTAAATATCCAAAACCATTCCATTAAAGGGAGTAGAATAAATTAACTGAAGTGTTCTGTAGTGTGTCTATGCcagaaaatgtgaacatttgtcTTCAGATTTgtgcaaatattttatatttagaatATTCTTCTCTAAGTCTTTGACATACACTGAAACTTCAATTGTGGGGCTCCAGACAGATGTATGAGACTGATGTGAGGTACAGTTTATACATTTAACTTTGCTGTGAATTTCTTTTCATTGCGTTAAGCATGAGTTTGCTTGTGGGTCTAACTCTGCAGGTCTAAGATATTCCAGGACATTGAGAGGTTGATTCATCCTAATGATATCCTGGATAAAGTAGTTTACGACCTGGACATTCCTAGGTGAGTTCCTGTTACTGAGTCTGCTAACCCAAGCATAAATGGAGCTacagtttattgtttttctgaTAATGTTGAGAGCTGTGACATTCACAAAGC
This genomic window from Seriola aureovittata isolate HTS-2021-v1 ecotype China chromosome 5, ASM2101889v1, whole genome shotgun sequence contains:
- the agtpbp1 gene encoding cytosolic carboxypeptidase 1 isoform X1 translates to MNKPKMATEKGVPSNSRVLMLLSQLERMNGEAMMKDVDTARQVTAKILHLIQTQEKSGKEVMSKGSSGMEVILASLENTRDVQTTLNILYILSELLTVGRGRRVGVFVSKGGTGILFQILITASKELPPSEELMLQLHSLLAKVGPKDRKFGVKARLSGALNVTINLMKQNLQNTKLLLPCLQVLRVYSTNSVNSISLGKNGVVELMFKITAPYSKKNTSLLKVALDALGALLKSKTNARRAVDGKHVPVLLALYLDWHRNDTRHRHMLIRKGLLVCIRNITNIKLGRKAFIEADGMRILYNSSTECLPVRTLDPLINTSSLIMRKCFPKNRLPLPTIKSAFHYQLPHIPAVGPVAQLYSQPPGGRTSHQLSDKPLKKVDDVVDESDDNDETEADTENDTENEEDEKDHCTANDDIETDLNKLHPKKSPGRPYEELRVYERFFLELSEDFQGYNFECSKTSSTTSSSSSFSSSSASSRSTRPIVVPTAQSLSPKHVPTQSSQEDCNPTKEQHSQPSPSAPAPSPPAPLTPLELDTIQLTKDQDKKKEAHIPSPDGHATLSSRPPSQGQRIEQELAHVLECVSLEEAGALNAGEEILGVKQEGSPVNATRHIQSPLLFGGITTRRVGGGGSNWGSDCGSEGAEDEGGEGAVLEVPDTALLLSLHDPDLYVEMVKGTHSVPQYAEVAYPDYFGHVAPTFRESLLERVYGVQRSKIFQDIERLIHPNDILDKVVYDLDIPSCPVIEDDGESLKFNSQFESGNLRKAIQVRKYEYDLVLNSDINSNHYHQWFYFEVSGMRVGTTYRFNIINCEKSNSQFNYGMQVLMYSVQEAISGRPRWVRTGTDICYYKNHFARSTIAAGGQKGKSYYTLTFSTSFSHKDDVCYFAYHYPYTYSTLKMHLCKLEALRTPQIYLRQDVLCETLGGNSCPLLTITAMPDSNSNDHICQFRNRPLIFLSARVHPGETNASWVMKGTLEFLMGTSPLAASLREAYIFKIVPMLNPDGVVNGNHRCSLSGEDLNRQWQSPNPDLHPTIYHTKSLLQYLAHIQRAPLVFCDYHGHSRKKNVFMYGCSVKETVWQSNISATSSDLQEDLGYRALPKILSQIAPAFSMGSCSFVVERSKESTARVVVWREIGVQRSYTMESTLCGCDQGKYKGIQIGTRELEEMGAQFCVALLRLKRLTGLRNHQHLLDLESDIIGTQCKVASSCPTTYVMEEDEPSFLEAIDYSAESNDEDPEPENEHGSEVLKNPDHIDHLSDSETNHRD
- the agtpbp1 gene encoding cytosolic carboxypeptidase 1 isoform X2, which produces MNKPKMATEKGVPSNSRVLMLLSQLERMNGEAMMKDVDTARQVTAKILHLIQTQEKSGKEVMSKGSSGMEVILASLENTRDVQTTLNILYILSELLTVGRGRRVGVFVSKGGTGILFQILITASKELPPSEELMLQLHSLLAKVGPKDRKFGVKARLSGALNVTINLMKQNLQNTKLLLPCLQVLRVYSTNSVNSISLGKNGVVELMFKITAPYSKKNTSLLKVALDALGALLKSKTNARRAVDGKHVPVLLALYLDWHRNDTRHRHMLIRKGLLVCIRNITNIKLGRKAFIEADGMRILYNSSTECLPVRTLDPLINTSSLIMRKCFPKNRLPLPTIKSAFHYQLPHIPAVGPVAQLYSQPPGGRTSHQLSDKPLKKVDDVVDESDDNDETEADTENDTENEEDEKDHCTANDDIETDLNKLHPKKSPGRPYEELRVYERFFLELSEDFQGYNFECSKTSSTTSSSSSFSSSSASSRSTRPIVVPTAQSLSPKHVPTQSSQEDCNPTKEQHSQPSPSAPAPSPPAPLTPLELDTIQLTKDQDKKKEAHIPSPDGHATLSSRPPSQGQRIEQELAHVLECVSLEEAGALNAGEEILGVKQEGSPVNATRHIQSPLLFGGITTRRVGGGGSNWGSDCGSEGAEDEGGEGAVLEVPDTALLLSLHDPDLYVEMVKGTHSVPQYAEVAYPDYFGHVAPTFRESLLERVYGVQRSKIFQDIERLIHPNDILDKVVYDLDIPSCPVIEDDGESLKFNSQFESGNLRKAIQVRKYEYDLVLNSDINSNHYHQWFYFEVSGMRVGTTYRFNIINCEKSNSQFNYGMQVLMYSVQEAISGRPRWVRTGTDICYYKNHFARSTIAAGGQKGKSYYTLTFSTSFSHKDDVCYFAYHYPYTYSTLKMHLCKLEALRTPQIYLRQDVLCETLGGNSCPLLTITAMPDSNSNDHICQFRNRPLIFLSARVHPGETNASWVMKGTLEFLMGTSPLAASLREAYIFKIVPMLNPDGVVNGNHRCSLSGEDLNRQWQSPNPDLHPTIYHTKSLLQYLAHIQRAPLVFCDYHGHSRKKNVFMYGCSVKETVWQSNISATSSDLQEDLGYRALPKILSQIAPAFSMGSCSFVVERSKESTARVVVWREIGVQRSYTMESTLCGCDQGKYKGIQIGTRELEEMGAQFCVALLRLKRLTGLRNHQHLLDLESDIIGTQCKVASCPTTYVMEEDEPSFLEAIDYSAESNDEDPEPENEHGSEVLKNPDHIDHLSDSETNHRD
- the agtpbp1 gene encoding cytosolic carboxypeptidase 1 isoform X4 — encoded protein: MNKPKMATEKGVPSNSRVLMLLSQLERMNGEAMMKDVDTARQVTAKILHLIQTQEKSGKEVMSKGSSGMEVILASLENTRDVQTTLNILYILSELLTVGRGRRVGVFVSKGGTGILFQILITASKELPPSEELMLQLHSLLAKVGPKDRKFGVKARLSGALNVTINLMKQNLQNTKLLLPCLQVLRVYSTNSVNSISLGKNGVVELMFKITAPYSKKNTSLLKVALDALGALLKSKTNARRAVDGKHVPVLLALYLDWHRNDTRHRHMLIRKGLLVCIRNITNIKLGRKAFIEADGMRILYNSSTECLPVRTLDPLINTSSLIMRKCFPKNRLPLPTIKSAFHYQLPHIPAVGPVAQLYSQPPGVDDVVDESDDNDETEADTENDTENEEDEKDHCTANDDIETDLNKLHPKKSPGRPYEELRVYERFFLELSEDFQGYNFECSKTSSTTSSSSSFSSSSASSRSTRPIVVPTAQSLSPKHVPTQSSQEDCNPTKEQHSQPSPSAPAPSPPAPLTPLELDTIQLTKDQDKKKEAHIPSPDGHATLSSRPPSQGQRIEQELAHVLECVSLEEAGALNAGEEILGVKQEGSPVNATRHIQSPLLFGGITTRRVGGGGSNWGSDCGSEGAEDEGGEGAVLEVPDTALLLSLHDPDLYVEMVKGTHSVPQYAEVAYPDYFGHVAPTFRESLLERVYGVQRSKIFQDIERLIHPNDILDKVVYDLDIPSCPVIEDDGESLKFNSQFESGNLRKAIQVRKYEYDLVLNSDINSNHYHQWFYFEVSGMRVGTTYRFNIINCEKSNSQFNYGMQVLMYSVQEAISGRPRWVRTGTDICYYKNHFARSTIAAGGQKGKSYYTLTFSTSFSHKDDVCYFAYHYPYTYSTLKMHLCKLEALRTPQIYLRQDVLCETLGGNSCPLLTITAMPDSNSNDHICQFRNRPLIFLSARVHPGETNASWVMKGTLEFLMGTSPLAASLREAYIFKIVPMLNPDGVVNGNHRCSLSGEDLNRQWQSPNPDLHPTIYHTKSLLQYLAHIQRAPLVFCDYHGHSRKKNVFMYGCSVKETVWQSNISATSSDLQEDLGYRALPKILSQIAPAFSMGSCSFVVERSKESTARVVVWREIGVQRSYTMESTLCGCDQGKYKGIQIGTRELEEMGAQFCVALLRLKRLTGLRNHQHLLDLESDIIGTQCKVASCPTTYVMEEDEPSFLEAIDYSAESNDEDPEPENEHGSEVLKNPDHIDHLSDSETNHRD
- the agtpbp1 gene encoding cytosolic carboxypeptidase 1 isoform X3, with protein sequence MNKPKMATEKGVPSNSRVLMLLSQLERMNGEAMMKDVDTARQVTAKILHLIQTQEKSGKEVMSKGSSGMEVILASLENTRDVQTTLNILYILSELLTVGRGRRVGVFVSKGGTGILFQILITASKELPPSEELMLQLHSLLAKVGPKDRKFGVKARLSGALNVTINLMKQNLQNTKLLLPCLQVLRVYSTNSVNSISLGKNGVVELMFKITAPYSKKNTSLLKVALDALGALLKSKTNARRAVDGKHVPVLLALYLDWHRNDTRHRHMLIRKGLLVCIRNITNIKLGRKAFIEADGMRILYNSSTECLPVRTLDPLINTSSLIMRKCFPKNRLPLPTIKSAFHYQLPHIPAVGPVAQLYSQPPGVDDVVDESDDNDETEADTENDTENEEDEKDHCTANDDIETDLNKLHPKKSPGRPYEELRVYERFFLELSEDFQGYNFECSKTSSTTSSSSSFSSSSASSRSTRPIVVPTAQSLSPKHVPTQSSQEDCNPTKEQHSQPSPSAPAPSPPAPLTPLELDTIQLTKDQDKKKEAHIPSPDGHATLSSRPPSQGQRIEQELAHVLECVSLEEAGALNAGEEILGVKQEGSPVNATRHIQSPLLFGGITTRRVGGGGSNWGSDCGSEGAEDEGGEGAVLEVPDTALLLSLHDPDLYVEMVKGTHSVPQYAEVAYPDYFGHVAPTFRESLLERVYGVQRSKIFQDIERLIHPNDILDKVVYDLDIPSCPVIEDDGESLKFNSQFESGNLRKAIQVRKYEYDLVLNSDINSNHYHQWFYFEVSGMRVGTTYRFNIINCEKSNSQFNYGMQVLMYSVQEAISGRPRWVRTGTDICYYKNHFARSTIAAGGQKGKSYYTLTFSTSFSHKDDVCYFAYHYPYTYSTLKMHLCKLEALRTPQIYLRQDVLCETLGGNSCPLLTITAMPDSNSNDHICQFRNRPLIFLSARVHPGETNASWVMKGTLEFLMGTSPLAASLREAYIFKIVPMLNPDGVVNGNHRCSLSGEDLNRQWQSPNPDLHPTIYHTKSLLQYLAHIQRAPLVFCDYHGHSRKKNVFMYGCSVKETVWQSNISATSSDLQEDLGYRALPKILSQIAPAFSMGSCSFVVERSKESTARVVVWREIGVQRSYTMESTLCGCDQGKYKGIQIGTRELEEMGAQFCVALLRLKRLTGLRNHQHLLDLESDIIGTQCKVASSCPTTYVMEEDEPSFLEAIDYSAESNDEDPEPENEHGSEVLKNPDHIDHLSDSETNHRD